In one window of Chryseobacterium viscerum DNA:
- a CDS encoding nitrilase family protein, whose translation MNIKISTAQFENKSGDKAYNLSVIEKLASEAASQGSHIIAFHECSITGYTFARKLSKEQLLDIAERIPEGDSIQKLQEIAAQNDITILAGLFEKDEYDNLFKAYVCVDKTGLKAKYRKLHPFINPHLTPGNEYCVFDIMGWKCGILICYDNNIIENVRATRLLGAEIIFMPHVTMCTPSTRPGAGFVDPQLWENRIADPTSLRLEFEGMKGRDWLMKWLPSRAYDNGAYIVFSNPVGMDDDQLKNGCSMIIDPFGDVIAECRSWDDSFESVVITPEKLNQAGGYRYIKARRPELYRDIIGQEHSSEQKVVWLDDKIV comes from the coding sequence ATGAATATTAAAATTTCAACCGCACAATTTGAAAATAAAAGCGGTGATAAAGCTTATAATCTTTCTGTCATAGAAAAACTGGCCAGTGAGGCCGCTTCCCAGGGATCTCATATCATTGCTTTTCATGAATGTTCCATTACAGGTTACACTTTTGCACGAAAACTTTCTAAAGAACAGCTTCTTGATATTGCGGAACGCATTCCGGAAGGGGATAGTATTCAAAAACTGCAGGAGATTGCAGCTCAGAATGACATCACTATATTAGCCGGGTTGTTTGAAAAAGATGAGTATGATAATCTTTTTAAAGCTTATGTATGCGTTGATAAAACCGGACTGAAGGCTAAGTACAGAAAGTTGCATCCTTTTATCAATCCTCATCTTACTCCCGGTAATGAATATTGTGTATTTGATATCATGGGCTGGAAGTGTGGTATTCTCATCTGCTATGATAACAATATCATTGAAAACGTAAGAGCTACCAGACTTCTTGGTGCAGAGATTATTTTTATGCCCCATGTTACGATGTGTACTCCTTCCACAAGACCGGGAGCCGGATTTGTAGATCCTCAGCTTTGGGAAAACAGGATAGCAGATCCTACGTCTTTACGTCTTGAATTTGAAGGAATGAAAGGCAGAGACTGGCTGATGAAATGGCTTCCATCAAGAGCTTATGATAACGGAGCTTATATTGTTTTTTCAAACCCTGTGGGAATGGACGATGACCAGCTGAAAAACGGATGTTCCATGATTATAGATCCTTTCGGAGATGTGATTGCAGAATGCCGTTCATGGGATGATAGTTTTGAGTCTGTGGTTATTACTCCTGAAAAACTTAATCAGGCAGGAGGATACAGATATATTAAGGCCCGAAGACCTGAGCTATACAGGGATATCATAGGGCAGGAGCATTCATCTGAACAAAAAGTTGTATGGCTGGATGATAAGATCGTTTAA
- the pdeM gene encoding ligase-associated DNA damage response endonuclease PdeM, whose product MFIATKSISVQCHTFILTNQRAAFWEKEKALILSDLHIGKTAHFRKNGIALANHIMKSDLERLSALIEYFQPEKFIVVGDLLHAGDNSDVDEFCIWKNQYPNIQFYLIEGNHDRISEVLEKKLCFHHKSEWLEIDDITFIHNFDTTRSGFQITGHIHPGIVLNSAVKNIRLPCFALSSSQLLLPAFSEFTGLDTKNLPKNSIFFVFTDAEIYEI is encoded by the coding sequence GTGTTTATAGCAACCAAAAGCATTTCTGTCCAATGCCATACTTTCATTCTGACTAATCAGCGTGCAGCATTCTGGGAAAAAGAAAAGGCTCTTATTCTTTCTGATCTTCACATTGGAAAAACAGCACATTTCCGCAAAAATGGTATTGCTCTCGCCAATCATATTATGAAAAGCGACTTGGAAAGATTATCAGCATTGATTGAATATTTTCAGCCCGAAAAATTTATTGTAGTTGGTGATCTGTTACATGCCGGAGACAATTCTGATGTGGATGAATTCTGTATTTGGAAAAACCAATATCCCAATATACAGTTTTATCTTATTGAAGGAAATCATGACCGGATATCAGAAGTACTGGAAAAAAAGCTGTGCTTTCATCACAAATCTGAGTGGCTGGAAATAGATGATATTACTTTTATTCACAATTTTGATACAACCAGATCAGGATTCCAGATTACCGGACACATTCATCCAGGAATTGTCCTTAATTCTGCTGTAAAAAATATCAGACTTCCCTGCTTTGCTCTCAGCAGCAGCCAGTTGTTGCTTCCTGCTTTCAGTGAATTTACAGGGCTGGATACCAAAAACCTTCCTAAGAACAGTATATTTTTTGTGTTTACAGATGCTGAGATTTATGAAATCTGA
- a CDS encoding pyridoxamine 5'-phosphate oxidase family protein has protein sequence MSTQNLSHLEAIKKIKELSESAKICMFCTELETVPVNSRPMTLQETDDNGNLWFISSGTSNKNFEIKEDRRVQLFFMNNSDSQYLSVYGKASVYKDKATIEDKWSPLAKAWFDGKDDPNVTIIRVEPKETYYWDTKAGKLVSLFSFVASAITGHKTNNSDGVEGNAII, from the coding sequence ATGTCAACACAGAATCTCAGCCATCTTGAGGCTATTAAAAAAATCAAAGAATTGTCAGAAAGTGCAAAAATTTGTATGTTCTGTACAGAATTGGAAACCGTTCCTGTTAATTCAAGACCCATGACTCTGCAGGAAACTGATGATAATGGAAATCTCTGGTTTATCAGCAGCGGAACAAGCAATAAAAATTTTGAAATAAAAGAAGACCGAAGAGTACAGCTGTTTTTTATGAATAATAGTGATTCCCAATATCTTTCTGTATACGGAAAGGCTTCTGTTTATAAAGATAAAGCTACCATAGAAGATAAATGGTCTCCTCTGGCTAAAGCATGGTTTGACGGAAAGGATGATCCCAATGTTACCATTATCCGTGTAGAACCTAAAGAAACCTATTACTGGGATACCAAGGCAGGAAAACTAGTCAGCCTCTTCAGTTTTGTTGCTTCTGCAATAACAGGGCATAAAACCAATAATTCTGATGGTGTAGAAGGAAATGCAATAATTTAG
- a CDS encoding AraC family transcriptional regulator yields MQISPPKHLAPFIRHYIFLENSERDIRNLRLFTDGSSGLILSGDINLYSGISEDRMPLSFFYGTLNGYKDFFSKGKFSLIAIVFQPYFLNVLLKTSAKEIRNHIVSAEDILKDKLKVFQEKLFKKTNPLTIINDLNIFFTEFLSKTMSTDHNVIVATQQYILQNRGLVSSKDLEKFTGYSERHLERKFEFHMGISPKKYGNITRLHYFLSLINKGIDDKSMTMLSYEAGYSDQSHLIREFKNNIGLTPKQYLKTENKMAVNFIEL; encoded by the coding sequence ATGCAGATTTCACCGCCTAAACATTTGGCCCCTTTTATCAGGCATTATATCTTTTTGGAAAATTCTGAAAGAGATATAAGAAATTTACGGCTGTTTACTGATGGTAGTTCCGGACTTATTTTATCTGGTGATATAAATCTGTATTCCGGTATTTCAGAAGATCGGATGCCGCTTTCTTTTTTTTATGGAACTCTAAATGGTTATAAAGATTTCTTTTCAAAAGGAAAATTTTCTTTGATTGCCATTGTATTCCAGCCCTATTTTTTAAATGTCCTTTTAAAAACTTCCGCCAAAGAGATTAGAAATCATATTGTCTCTGCTGAAGATATTTTAAAGGATAAGCTGAAAGTATTTCAGGAAAAACTTTTTAAGAAAACTAATCCTCTGACCATTATCAATGATCTGAATATTTTTTTTACTGAATTTTTATCCAAAACAATGAGTACGGATCATAATGTTATAGTGGCTACACAGCAGTATATTCTTCAAAACAGAGGGCTTGTGTCATCTAAAGACTTAGAAAAATTCACAGGATATTCTGAACGTCACCTGGAAAGGAAATTTGAATTTCATATGGGAATATCTCCTAAAAAATATGGCAATATTACCCGTCTTCATTACTTTTTAAGCCTTATCAATAAAGGTATTGATGATAAAAGTATGACGATGCTTTCTTATGAAGCCGGGTATTCTGACCAGTCTCATCTTATCAGGGAATTTAAAAACAATATCGGGCTTACTCCCAAACAGTATTTGAAGACAGAAAATAAAATGGCTGTCAATTTCATTGAGTTATAA
- a CDS encoding TetR/AcrR family transcriptional regulator: protein MKKSEATRLTILQKAFELIYVKGFQTTSIDEIIATTQVTKGAFYYHFKTKDEMGLAIINELMKPNFRRNFIESLQNNKNPLDNIYEIIYNLLMENDFLKVEYGCPTSNFVQQMAPWHTAFTQALHELSKEWENAFAESIDQGKENGIIRKDVNAREVSVFVISGYWGVRNLGKVENSKEVYLIYLKGLKSYFKTLQ, encoded by the coding sequence ATGAAGAAATCAGAAGCAACCCGTCTTACTATTCTCCAGAAAGCGTTCGAATTAATCTATGTGAAAGGTTTTCAGACCACAAGCATTGATGAAATTATTGCAACGACTCAGGTGACTAAGGGTGCTTTTTATTATCATTTTAAAACCAAGGATGAAATGGGATTGGCCATTATCAACGAACTGATGAAGCCCAATTTCAGACGTAATTTTATTGAATCTCTTCAGAATAACAAGAACCCACTGGACAATATTTATGAGATCATCTACAATCTCCTGATGGAAAATGACTTTTTAAAGGTTGAATACGGCTGCCCTACTTCTAATTTTGTACAGCAAATGGCACCATGGCATACTGCCTTTACCCAGGCTTTACACGAACTTTCAAAAGAATGGGAAAATGCTTTCGCAGAAAGTATCGATCAAGGAAAGGAAAACGGAATCATTAGGAAAGACGTTAATGCCAGGGAAGTGAGCGTTTTTGTTATTTCCGGTTATTGGGGCGTCAGAAATCTTGGAAAAGTTGAGAATTCAAAAGAAGTATATCTGATTTATTTAAAAGGACTTAAGTCCTATTTTAAAACTTTGCAATAA
- a CDS encoding rhodanese-like domain-containing protein: MKSILIMCGIAITVYVVYKIYRLQTLDNGLSELIKKGAVILDVRTEKEYETGHIEGAVNISLGTIRERYVELNPEKTYITVCSHGLRSVKAENILKEKGFKHIYNGGAWSDLQKTIRQ, encoded by the coding sequence ATGAAAAGTATTCTGATCATGTGCGGCATAGCTATTACCGTCTATGTTGTATATAAAATCTATCGTCTTCAGACCTTAGATAACGGATTGTCTGAACTGATTAAAAAAGGAGCCGTCATTCTTGATGTAAGAACTGAAAAAGAATACGAAACGGGACATATAGAAGGAGCTGTCAATATTTCATTAGGAACCATCAGAGAACGATATGTAGAATTGAATCCTGAAAAAACATACATCACAGTATGTTCACATGGACTTCGAAGTGTAAAAGCAGAAAATATCCTTAAAGAAAAAGGTTTCAAACATATTTATAATGGCGGTGCCTGGAGTGATCTTCAAAAAACAATCCGTCAATAA
- a CDS encoding DUF3817 domain-containing protein: MIDLLKTKIGRLRVLAILEGISLLSLVCIAVPMKYWMGNPLLVRLLGPVHGTLFLLFLFNTLSIGVEQNWKFKEITWKIILACFIPFGTFYIDRKILSKL, encoded by the coding sequence ATGATAGATTTATTGAAAACAAAAATCGGCAGGCTAAGAGTTCTGGCGATTCTGGAAGGCATTTCCCTGCTAAGTTTAGTATGCATTGCCGTTCCTATGAAATACTGGATGGGAAATCCTTTACTGGTGAGACTGTTAGGCCCCGTTCATGGAACATTATTCCTGCTCTTTCTGTTCAATACGCTGAGCATTGGTGTAGAACAGAACTGGAAGTTCAAAGAAATAACCTGGAAGATCATTCTGGCTTGTTTCATCCCGTTCGGAACATTTTATATTGACCGGAAAATTTTAAGCAAGCTATGA
- a CDS encoding ligase-associated DNA damage response DEXH box helicase, with amino-acid sequence MAAFEHTDGLKIIQQWMTGKEIVPFKFQLETWKKFGNGYSGMVVAPTGFGKTFSVFLALISDFLNHPEQYKKGLKMIWITPLRSLSKDIAKAMQEAIDDIGLDWAVGVRNGDTDPKVRQQQVKKMPEILVVTPESLHLLLAQKNHETFFRDMKCVAVDEWHELLGSKRGVMIELAVSQLRKYVPKIKIWGITATIGNLDEAMEVLIPYDIKKTKITAKEHKKIDILPVFPDEIEILPWAGHLGNKLADKVVPIILESKSTIVFTNTRSQSEMWYQLLLDAHPDFAGQIAIHHSSIDAHLRIWIEENLSSGKLKAVVSTSSLDLGIDFKPVDTVIQVGSAKGVARFLQRAGRSGHSPFETSRIYCVPTHSLELIEVSALKEAVKQKVVEPREPQVLCFDVLVQFLMTLAVGDGFYPDELYERIKKVYAFQEMLDEEWKSILEFLTIGGSVLKSYEEFHKIVIMDDGLYKVTSRKIAMLHRMNMGVIVSDAMLKVKFISGGYIGMIEEYFISKLKKEEKFILAGRTLEVVIIKDMTVYVRAAKGRALVPSYLGGRLPLSTNLGHFLREKLSHALNPRASEKELKFLHPLLINQEKNSHIPKEDEFLVEMIKNREGYHLFMYPFEGRLVHEVMAALIAYRISKLAPISFSMAMNDYGFELFSDKEIPLNENNLHQILTRDNLMNDVIASINSAEMAKRKFRDIAVISGMVIQNYAGQQRSNKSLQSSAGLIFKVLEDHDSNHFLIKQAYTEVFNMQLQEQRLVEAFKRIEKSEIILKHSRSFTPLSFPIKVDSLRQTLSSEGLDARIKRMLKLSDINDL; translated from the coding sequence TTGGCTGCTTTTGAACATACCGATGGATTGAAGATCATTCAGCAATGGATGACCGGTAAAGAGATTGTCCCTTTTAAATTTCAGCTGGAAACCTGGAAGAAGTTTGGAAATGGGTACAGTGGAATGGTAGTGGCTCCGACAGGTTTTGGAAAGACTTTTTCTGTTTTTTTAGCCTTAATTTCAGATTTCCTGAATCATCCTGAGCAATACAAAAAAGGATTGAAAATGATCTGGATCACACCTCTCCGCTCTCTGTCCAAAGATATTGCGAAGGCAATGCAGGAAGCAATTGACGACATCGGACTTGATTGGGCTGTAGGCGTAAGAAACGGAGATACTGATCCGAAGGTAAGGCAACAACAGGTAAAAAAGATGCCTGAAATTCTTGTTGTAACTCCTGAAAGTCTTCATTTACTTCTTGCTCAGAAAAATCATGAAACCTTTTTCAGAGATATGAAATGTGTAGCTGTGGATGAATGGCACGAATTACTGGGCTCAAAGCGTGGTGTCATGATAGAACTAGCCGTTTCACAGCTTAGAAAATATGTTCCGAAAATTAAAATCTGGGGCATTACAGCTACCATTGGAAATCTGGATGAAGCTATGGAAGTTCTTATTCCGTATGATATTAAAAAAACAAAAATTACAGCTAAAGAGCACAAAAAAATAGATATTCTCCCGGTTTTTCCGGACGAAATCGAAATATTACCCTGGGCAGGACATCTTGGAAACAAACTCGCAGATAAAGTTGTTCCGATTATTCTTGAATCGAAGTCCACAATTGTATTTACGAATACCAGAAGCCAAAGTGAAATGTGGTATCAGCTTTTGCTGGATGCCCATCCTGATTTTGCAGGCCAGATTGCAATTCATCATAGTTCCATTGATGCCCATTTAAGAATCTGGATTGAAGAAAATTTAAGCTCCGGAAAATTAAAAGCCGTAGTATCTACTTCATCCCTCGATCTTGGAATTGATTTTAAACCAGTAGACACTGTTATTCAGGTAGGATCTGCCAAAGGTGTTGCGAGGTTTCTCCAAAGGGCCGGACGCAGTGGCCACTCTCCTTTTGAAACCTCCAGAATCTATTGTGTTCCCACCCATTCTCTGGAACTGATTGAAGTTTCTGCGTTAAAAGAAGCCGTAAAACAGAAAGTTGTTGAGCCCAGAGAACCACAGGTTTTATGTTTCGATGTGCTGGTTCAGTTTCTAATGACACTGGCTGTTGGTGATGGTTTTTATCCTGATGAGCTGTATGAAAGAATCAAAAAAGTATATGCCTTCCAGGAAATGCTGGACGAAGAATGGAAAAGCATTCTGGAGTTCCTTACCATTGGCGGCAGCGTGTTGAAAAGCTATGAAGAATTCCACAAGATCGTTATTATGGACGATGGCCTTTATAAAGTTACTTCAAGAAAGATAGCCATGCTCCACAGAATGAATATGGGCGTGATTGTAAGTGATGCCATGCTGAAAGTGAAATTTATTTCGGGGGGGTATATCGGGATGATTGAAGAATATTTTATTTCAAAATTAAAAAAAGAAGAAAAGTTTATTCTCGCCGGACGTACGCTTGAGGTTGTCATTATCAAAGATATGACTGTTTATGTAAGAGCAGCCAAAGGAAGAGCTCTGGTTCCCAGTTATCTTGGCGGAAGACTGCCTCTAAGTACCAATCTGGGACACTTTTTAAGAGAAAAATTGTCACATGCCTTAAACCCCAGGGCTTCTGAAAAAGAGCTTAAATTTCTGCATCCTTTACTGATCAATCAGGAAAAAAATTCCCATATTCCCAAAGAAGATGAGTTTCTTGTCGAAATGATTAAAAACCGTGAAGGATATCATTTGTTTATGTATCCTTTTGAAGGCCGTCTCGTGCATGAAGTAATGGCAGCTTTGATTGCTTACCGTATCTCAAAACTGGCCCCTATTTCCTTTTCAATGGCAATGAATGATTACGGATTCGAGCTGTTCAGTGATAAAGAAATTCCGCTTAATGAAAATAATCTGCACCAGATTTTAACCAGAGATAATCTGATGAATGATGTGATTGCAAGTATCAATTCTGCTGAAATGGCGAAGAGAAAATTCAGAGATATTGCAGTAATTTCAGGAATGGTGATTCAAAACTATGCCGGGCAACAACGCTCCAATAAATCATTGCAGAGTTCTGCAGGGCTTATTTTTAAAGTACTGGAAGACCATGATTCCAATCACTTTTTAATAAAACAGGCCTATACGGAAGTCTTTAATATGCAGCTTCAGGAGCAGCGGCTGGTAGAAGCATTTAAACGGATTGAAAAATCTGAAATTATTCTAAAACATTCCCGTTCTTTTACCCCGCTCAGCTTCCCGATCAAAGTAGACAGCTTAAGGCAGACACTTTCGAGTGAGGGACTGGATGCAAGGATTAAGAGAATGCTGAAACTGTCTGATATAAATGATCTATGA
- a CDS encoding MFS transporter — MNYQKEIQINTATQTAKKGLPAALWALTISAFGIGTTEFVIVGLLPTVASDLGITIPSAGLLVSLYAIGVAIGAPILTALTAKVPRKMLLVSIMMLFVIGNGLASIAPSFITLVLARILTGLAHGVYFSIGSTIAASLVPEEKRATAISIMFAGLTLAIVTGVPLGTFIGQHFGWRATFIGVSILGIIGLIASLLLVPNNLKNGKTASIKSQFKVLGNRRLIFAFLMTAMGYGGTFVVFTYLSPILQKITGFQESTVTFILLIYGIAIALGNLIGGKVANKNPLKALLWMFAAQGLVLLAFYFTVSSPVLSIITLFLLGALSFASVPGLQLLVVQIAEKELPGTEDVASGINIAAFNIGIAIGSYAGGMIVTSSLGLESTPWIGALFLLVTVLITIYSIRLSKKN; from the coding sequence ATGAATTATCAAAAAGAAATACAGATCAATACTGCAACACAGACTGCTAAAAAAGGTCTTCCTGCAGCTTTATGGGCATTAACGATAAGTGCCTTCGGAATAGGAACTACAGAGTTTGTAATTGTAGGGCTACTTCCTACCGTAGCCTCTGACCTTGGAATAACCATTCCTTCTGCAGGACTGCTGGTAAGCCTTTATGCAATAGGAGTAGCTATCGGGGCACCAATATTAACGGCATTAACAGCAAAAGTTCCACGTAAAATGCTTTTGGTTTCCATTATGATGCTATTTGTTATTGGAAACGGTCTGGCGTCTATTGCTCCCAGTTTTATAACATTAGTTCTGGCAAGAATACTTACGGGATTGGCCCATGGTGTTTACTTTTCCATAGGTTCTACCATTGCTGCTTCGCTGGTTCCTGAAGAGAAAAGAGCAACCGCTATATCCATTATGTTTGCCGGGCTTACACTCGCCATTGTAACAGGAGTTCCGCTAGGAACTTTCATAGGACAGCATTTCGGATGGAGAGCTACTTTTATAGGCGTTTCAATCCTTGGAATCATAGGGCTGATAGCCAGTTTGTTATTAGTTCCGAACAATCTGAAAAATGGAAAAACAGCTTCTATAAAAAGTCAGTTTAAAGTACTGGGAAACAGACGTCTGATTTTTGCTTTTTTAATGACAGCGATGGGATATGGAGGAACATTTGTAGTGTTTACTTATCTGTCACCTATTTTACAGAAAATTACAGGATTTCAGGAGTCTACCGTTACTTTTATCCTTTTGATTTATGGAATTGCCATTGCCCTTGGAAACCTGATTGGTGGGAAAGTAGCCAATAAAAACCCGCTGAAAGCCCTTTTATGGATGTTTGCAGCACAGGGATTGGTATTACTTGCGTTTTATTTCACGGTAAGCAGTCCGGTTTTAAGCATCATTACACTTTTCCTTTTAGGAGCATTATCGTTTGCTTCCGTGCCTGGACTTCAGTTATTAGTGGTACAGATTGCAGAAAAGGAACTTCCTGGAACTGAAGATGTAGCTTCAGGGATCAATATTGCCGCTTTTAATATTGGTATTGCAATCGGGTCTTATGCAGGAGGGATGATTGTGACTTCATCTTTAGGATTGGAAAGTACACCATGGATAGGGGCTTTATTTCTGTTAGTTACAGTATTGATTACAATATACAGTATCCGTTTAAGCAAGAAAAATTAA
- a CDS encoding dihydrodipicolinate synthase family protein: MKNVPFKGIIAYPITPFDENEKVNIPLFKHLVERLVASGSHGIAPLGSTGVMPYLSDEEKEEVTEATLQQVKGRIPTLVGVSNLTTEKTIHHAQFAEKAGADAVMIIPMSYWKLTDDEIVTHYDAVASKISIPIMAYNNPATSGVDMSPALLKRLLEIPNVTMIKESTGDVQRMHALRRELGEEVAFYNGSNPLALAAFSAGARGWCTAAPNLIPELNISLYNAVEDGDLEKAKAIFYQQFDLLKFIVNKGLPRAVKSGLTILGEDGGNLRSPLKPLQEKETEELKNILNPLIN, translated from the coding sequence ATGAAAAATGTTCCATTTAAAGGGATTATTGCCTATCCCATAACACCTTTTGATGAAAATGAGAAAGTAAATATTCCTCTTTTCAAGCATCTCGTAGAAAGGCTGGTAGCTTCCGGAAGCCATGGAATCGCTCCATTGGGGAGTACAGGTGTAATGCCTTACTTATCTGATGAAGAAAAAGAAGAAGTGACGGAAGCTACTTTGCAGCAGGTAAAAGGAAGAATTCCGACTCTTGTAGGGGTTTCAAATCTTACAACGGAAAAAACCATTCACCATGCTCAGTTTGCAGAAAAAGCAGGTGCTGATGCAGTGATGATAATTCCAATGAGCTACTGGAAGCTAACTGACGACGAAATTGTAACCCATTATGATGCTGTAGCAAGTAAAATATCGATCCCGATTATGGCATACAATAATCCGGCAACAAGTGGAGTAGACATGTCACCCGCCTTGTTGAAGAGACTTCTTGAAATTCCTAATGTAACGATGATTAAAGAAAGTACAGGAGATGTTCAAAGGATGCACGCTTTGAGAAGAGAATTGGGTGAAGAAGTGGCATTCTATAACGGTTCTAATCCTTTGGCACTTGCAGCATTCTCCGCAGGGGCAAGGGGCTGGTGTACAGCGGCTCCAAATCTTATTCCTGAGTTGAATATCAGCCTTTATAATGCAGTTGAGGACGGTGATCTTGAAAAAGCAAAAGCCATTTTCTATCAGCAGTTTGATCTTTTAAAATTTATTGTGAACAAAGGGTTGCCAAGAGCTGTAAAATCAGGACTTACAATTCTGGGTGAAGACGGCGGAAATTTGAGAAGCCCTTTAAAACCTCTTCAGGAAAAAGAAACTGAAGAACTAAAAAATATTCTTAACCCCCTTATTAATTAA
- a CDS encoding cupin domain-containing protein — MDKKQFSSKDFHETFARPKYVKPSHLIHKNVENAGEHNQFSTERKHPVFFVDLPSKNVSMTIGGLTPGQQTNRHRHTYETVLFVIEGKGWTEVEDERVHWEAGDAVYIPSWAWHKHQNLSDTEPAKYIACENAPQLQNLGVALREEEGRDL, encoded by the coding sequence ATGGATAAGAAACAATTCAGTTCTAAAGATTTCCACGAAACTTTTGCAAGACCAAAGTATGTAAAGCCAAGCCATTTAATTCATAAGAATGTAGAAAATGCAGGTGAACATAATCAGTTTTCGACAGAAAGGAAACATCCGGTTTTCTTTGTAGATCTTCCGAGTAAGAATGTAAGTATGACAATTGGCGGACTTACTCCCGGGCAACAAACCAACAGGCACCGTCATACATATGAAACAGTATTATTTGTAATAGAAGGGAAAGGCTGGACGGAAGTAGAAGATGAAAGGGTACATTGGGAAGCGGGAGATGCTGTATATATTCCTTCATGGGCATGGCACAAACATCAGAACCTAAGCGATACGGAGCCTGCCAAATATATTGCCTGTGAAAATGCTCCTCAATTGCAGAACCTGGGCGTTGCGTTGAGAGAAGAGGAAGGCAGAGATCTTTAA
- a CDS encoding 2,3-bisphosphoglycerate-dependent phosphoglycerate mutase, with amino-acid sequence MEKLFLVRHGQSLWNLENRFTGWKDIDITETGIEEAKKAGLALKGERIDIAFTSALVRAQHTLSIILNEIGNPNIPVIKDKALNERSYGNLEGLNKAETALKYGDEQVHTWRRSFDVVPPGGESLKDTYNRVIPYFESQIRPLLKKGENVLIVAHGNSLRALIMYLEHLSPEEILEREIATGFPLTYVFDEKFHVSRKVG; translated from the coding sequence ATGGAAAAATTGTTCTTGGTCCGTCACGGACAGTCACTGTGGAATCTGGAAAACAGATTTACAGGATGGAAAGATATTGATATAACCGAAACCGGCATTGAAGAAGCCAAAAAAGCAGGTCTTGCGTTAAAAGGAGAAAGAATAGATATCGCATTTACTTCTGCACTGGTCAGAGCTCAGCATACCTTATCCATCATCCTCAATGAAATAGGAAACCCCAATATTCCAGTCATCAAAGACAAAGCGTTAAACGAACGTTCTTACGGAAACCTGGAAGGATTAAACAAAGCAGAAACTGCTTTAAAATATGGTGATGAGCAGGTTCATACCTGGCGTAGATCTTTTGATGTTGTGCCTCCCGGAGGAGAAAGTCTTAAAGATACCTACAACAGAGTCATTCCTTATTTTGAAAGTCAGATAAGACCCTTATTAAAAAAAGGCGAAAATGTATTGATTGTGGCTCATGGAAACAGCCTTCGTGCACTGATCATGTATCTTGAACATCTTTCTCCTGAAGAAATTTTAGAAAGAGAAATAGCTACTGGCTTTCCTCTGACTTATGTTTTTGATGAAAAGTTTCATGTAAGCCGAAAGGTCGGCTGA